Proteins from a genomic interval of Methanohalophilus levihalophilus:
- a CDS encoding site-2 protease family protein, giving the protein MSGKSSKSDLENPQELQLLYSQVHPFFKVYEVAYYEGAVYFYGTPRVEIPVLQKSLWPVFASKGYQMQLTSNLGEDILVATPFAQDNDKFPLTNIILAIITIFTTMLAGASMFGADVFSSPSAILEGLPFTIAIMAVLGSHEMGHYLMAKRRGMKTTLPYFIPFPTIIGTMGAVIKHKGPIPDRKSLFDVAVAGPLVGLAVSIIVTIIGLMLPPIEFSPEPGSLVIDLQLPLLFELLGWMVGYDGEILHPVAFAGWVGMFVTLLNLLPTGQLDGGHAMRAMLGEKAKHISSSMPIILALVALYVAYIMDANASVWIFWSFFLLFFAAAGHPTPLDDSSKLDSRRMAVGVITFILGALCFTLVPFSLVTI; this is encoded by the coding sequence ATGTCAGGAAAAAGCTCAAAAAGTGATCTGGAAAATCCGCAGGAGTTGCAGCTATTATATTCACAGGTCCATCCTTTTTTCAAGGTTTATGAAGTAGCTTACTATGAGGGTGCTGTTTATTTCTACGGGACTCCGCGTGTGGAAATACCTGTACTCCAGAAATCCCTGTGGCCTGTATTTGCATCAAAAGGTTACCAGATGCAATTGACCTCGAACCTTGGTGAGGACATCCTTGTAGCAACACCCTTTGCGCAGGATAACGATAAATTCCCGCTGACCAACATCATACTTGCAATAATCACAATTTTCACCACTATGCTTGCAGGTGCCAGCATGTTCGGTGCAGATGTATTTTCATCACCTTCTGCAATTCTTGAGGGTCTGCCTTTTACAATAGCAATAATGGCAGTTCTGGGTTCCCATGAGATGGGTCACTACCTCATGGCAAAACGCAGGGGCATGAAAACCACTCTTCCCTACTTCATTCCTTTTCCCACAATTATCGGGACTATGGGTGCAGTAATCAAGCACAAGGGGCCGATTCCTGACAGGAAGTCGCTATTTGATGTAGCTGTCGCAGGTCCGCTGGTGGGTCTGGCGGTGTCAATTATCGTTACCATTATAGGACTAATGCTACCTCCCATTGAGTTTTCACCGGAACCTGGTTCACTTGTTATCGATCTCCAGCTTCCGCTGTTGTTTGAATTGTTGGGATGGATGGTTGGCTATGATGGGGAAATATTGCACCCGGTTGCCTTTGCTGGCTGGGTGGGAATGTTCGTCACGCTGCTGAACCTGCTTCCAACGGGACAGCTTGATGGGGGTCATGCAATGCGGGCAATGCTGGGTGAAAAAGCAAAGCATATCTCTTCATCCATGCCAATTATACTGGCTCTGGTAGCTCTTTATGTAGCATATATCATGGATGCGAATGCTTCAGTTTGGATATTCTGGTCATTCTTCTTGCTATTCTTCGCTGCAGCAGGCCACCCTACGCCACTTGACGACTCAAGCAAGCTGGATAGCAGGCGCATGGCTGTTGGAGTAATTACATTCATTCTGGGAGCACTTTGCTTTACCCTGGTTCCTTTTTCACTGGTTACGATTTGA
- a CDS encoding UbiD family decarboxylase, giving the protein MSFREFITQLRSSGRLTEVKDPVSAKYKAPSIAHSTEGPVFFHDVDGSKAIMNVLGSREELASMLGVDRTSIIRRLSEVQPDGEVQIVKESPTMEVIEDEVDLSSLPIMTHFEKDGGPYITAGIVVSEFEGVMNAAIHRLQVVGKDKLAARLVPPRHTYVLHKKASEKNMPLPVAIVIAPHPAITFASTTRVPEGREFHYASALLGRPVELFECSNGVKVPHAEIVLEGYIDPEERVDEGPFVDITGTYDLVRKEPVIHITRILHRKDPIYHGILPAGSEHLLMMGVPYEPRIFRAVSEVTTVKNVVLTEGGCCYLHAIVQIEKQTEGDAKNAIMATFAAHTSLKHVIVVDEDIDIFDMKDVEFAFATRVKGDSDIMIIPNVRGSSLDPRGAEDGTTTKVGIDATKVLAESEKFERAKMPLD; this is encoded by the coding sequence ATGAGTTTCAGAGAGTTCATCACACAACTTCGCTCTTCCGGCAGGCTGACCGAAGTTAAAGATCCTGTATCAGCCAAATACAAAGCGCCTTCAATTGCACATAGCACCGAGGGTCCTGTTTTTTTCCATGATGTGGATGGCTCAAAAGCTATCATGAATGTTCTTGGAAGCCGCGAAGAACTGGCATCAATGCTGGGAGTTGATCGCACTTCCATCATCCGGAGACTCTCCGAAGTGCAGCCTGACGGTGAAGTGCAGATTGTAAAAGAATCGCCCACGATGGAAGTCATCGAAGACGAAGTCGATCTGTCTTCATTGCCGATTATGACTCATTTCGAGAAGGACGGTGGGCCCTACATCACAGCTGGTATAGTTGTCTCTGAGTTTGAAGGGGTCATGAATGCGGCTATCCACCGGCTTCAGGTAGTGGGAAAGGACAAATTAGCCGCCCGCCTTGTGCCACCGAGGCATACCTATGTACTTCACAAAAAGGCTTCCGAAAAAAACATGCCTCTGCCTGTAGCTATTGTAATCGCCCCTCATCCTGCTATTACATTCGCATCAACAACCCGGGTTCCCGAAGGCAGGGAATTCCATTATGCTTCCGCTCTTCTGGGCAGGCCGGTTGAGCTTTTTGAATGCAGCAACGGTGTAAAGGTTCCGCATGCTGAAATTGTACTTGAAGGCTATATTGACCCTGAGGAAAGGGTTGATGAGGGGCCGTTTGTGGACATCACCGGCACATACGATCTGGTTCGCAAGGAGCCTGTAATCCACATTACACGTATTCTGCACCGCAAGGACCCTATTTATCACGGGATCCTGCCTGCGGGTTCGGAACACCTGCTTATGATGGGCGTTCCCTACGAACCGCGCATATTCCGTGCGGTATCTGAAGTCACAACTGTTAAAAATGTTGTACTCACAGAAGGCGGATGCTGTTATCTGCATGCCATTGTCCAGATTGAGAAACAGACCGAAGGTGACGCGAAGAACGCAATTATGGCGACATTTGCAGCTCACACAAGCCTTAAACATGTGATTGTTGTGGATGAGGATATTGACATCTTTGACATGAAAGATGTGGAATTTGCATTTGCAACCCGTGTTAAAGGTGATTCCGATATTATGATAATACCCAACGTAAGGGGCAGCTCCCTTGATCCTCGTGGTGCTGAGGATGGAACTACCACAAAAGTGGGTATTGATGCTACCAAGGTCCTTGCTGAATCCGAGAAATTCGAAAGGGCAAAGATGCCCCTCGATTGA
- a CDS encoding TIGR04013 family B12-binding domain/radical SAM domain-containing protein has protein sequence MDVHFRWNKKNTYSLAVLAPLISQSDFVREPMGGIMMYSFSTSQRDEIYSEVDSSETDSIYIAGGPHPSGAVEDALKHFDYVVIGEGEETLPELVSTIQSGGDVSAVRGIAYVENGEVVRTPARPHANLDKFPCFNPDGLRGPIEISRGCPWRCKYCQTPRLFGSKVRHRSIDAIVKFAKQYDDLRFTSSNAFAYGGNGIKPEFDKVEKLLSTLAALGDKKIYFGTFPSEVRPEFITDKSLELINQYCTNKTLSLGAQSGSERILKTIMRGHTTSDVIDSVERCFSHGIVPAVDFIIGFPEESEEDQMLTVDMIKWISQKGGKVRAHYLTPLPSTPYENTHPSPVSKEVNRVLGRLAQKGKVTGSWE, from the coding sequence ATGGATGTTCATTTTCGATGGAACAAGAAAAACACCTATAGTCTTGCCGTACTTGCTCCTCTAATTTCACAATCAGACTTTGTGCGGGAACCGATGGGTGGAATTATGATGTACAGTTTCAGCACTTCCCAGAGAGATGAGATTTATTCTGAAGTTGACAGTTCCGAAACCGATTCAATCTACATTGCCGGTGGTCCGCATCCGTCGGGAGCAGTGGAAGATGCTTTGAAGCACTTTGATTACGTAGTCATTGGGGAAGGGGAGGAAACACTTCCGGAATTGGTAAGTACAATACAATCAGGTGGTGATGTCAGTGCTGTTCGAGGAATAGCTTATGTGGAAAACGGGGAAGTGGTGCGAACTCCTGCAAGACCGCATGCCAATCTTGACAAATTTCCCTGCTTTAATCCCGATGGTTTGAGGGGTCCGATTGAAATAAGCCGCGGATGCCCTTGGAGGTGCAAGTATTGCCAGACTCCACGGCTTTTTGGAAGCAAGGTTAGGCATCGAAGCATTGATGCTATTGTTAAGTTTGCAAAGCAATACGATGATCTGAGATTCACTTCTTCCAATGCATTTGCATACGGGGGCAATGGAATAAAACCTGAGTTTGACAAAGTTGAAAAACTCCTGTCTACGCTCGCAGCTCTTGGAGATAAAAAAATCTATTTCGGGACTTTCCCTTCGGAAGTGCGCCCTGAATTTATTACGGACAAGTCCCTCGAACTAATCAACCAATATTGCACCAACAAAACCCTCAGTCTCGGTGCCCAGTCGGGTAGCGAGAGAATATTAAAAACAATTATGAGAGGACACACTACTTCTGATGTAATCGATTCAGTTGAACGATGTTTCTCCCACGGGATCGTTCCGGCAGTTGATTTCATAATTGGTTTTCCTGAAGAATCAGAAGAGGATCAGATGCTCACGGTGGATATGATCAAGTGGATTAGCCAGAAGGGTGGGAAAGTGCGTGCCCATTACTTGACTCCCCTGCCATCAACTCCTTATGAAAACACGCACCCTTCGCCGGTTTCAAAAGAAGTTAATCGTGTTCTTGGAAGGCTTGCCCAGAAAGGAAAAGTAACCGGAAGCTGGGAATAA
- a CDS encoding PRC-barrel domain-containing protein produces the protein MRADITSLFGLNVYTTSGTHVGKVNDVVLNVEGGEVSGLAVTDINRKMFDVPTRGVILPYRWVVTSGDIVLIRDVVNRFQKKEPEEEE, from the coding sequence ATGCGCGCAGATATCACATCATTATTCGGTCTTAATGTTTACACCACTTCCGGTACCCATGTGGGAAAAGTAAATGACGTTGTACTCAATGTTGAGGGTGGGGAAGTAAGCGGCCTTGCTGTTACTGATATAAACAGGAAGATGTTCGATGTTCCTACCCGTGGTGTCATTTTACCCTATCGCTGGGTAGTTACCAGCGGCGACATTGTCCTTATCAGGGATGTTGTTAACCGGTTCCAGAAAAAAGAGCCAGAAGAAGAGGAATGA
- a CDS encoding YkgJ family cysteine cluster protein — protein sequence MKNSPHKEIMRELDFAINELQELEAYPLEKLAEIVKDVGFECERCTRCCTREYNDHVFLLEKDVERVLSIDPDCTAPAPYFDFCDKNGTFYVEGYALRYKDDGTCKFLKNGLCSIYNERPSICRIYPYMLHREMDEEGNLDWRQVSGLNEHGYYHVEMDDETSLDIARQVKEYEALYLKQRINFFKTVLKHFEQNKLRHVQRQYDLLMRNFDKGEDVGVLVYHKGKLQPHKHKI from the coding sequence ATGAAAAACTCCCCTCACAAAGAGATAATGCGGGAACTGGATTTTGCCATTAATGAGCTTCAAGAACTGGAAGCATATCCACTTGAAAAGCTGGCAGAAATCGTTAAAGATGTAGGATTTGAATGCGAAAGATGCACGCGTTGTTGCACCAGAGAGTACAACGACCATGTGTTCCTGCTGGAAAAAGATGTGGAAAGGGTTCTCTCCATTGATCCTGATTGCACCGCTCCTGCCCCCTACTTTGATTTTTGTGACAAAAACGGAACATTTTATGTTGAAGGATATGCACTCCGATACAAAGATGATGGTACATGTAAATTCCTGAAAAACGGCCTCTGCAGCATTTACAATGAAAGACCATCCATCTGCAGGATTTACCCTTACATGCTCCACAGGGAAATGGACGAGGAGGGTAATCTTGACTGGAGGCAGGTTTCAGGACTTAACGAGCATGGGTACTACCATGTAGAAATGGATGATGAAACAAGCCTTGATATTGCGCGGCAGGTCAAGGAATATGAGGCTTTGTACCTGAAACAGAGAATTAACTTTTTCAAAACCGTACTGAAACACTTTGAACAAAACAAATTGCGTCATGTACAAAGGCAATATGATTTGCTAATGAGGAATTTTGATAAAGGGGAAGACGTTGGTGTGCTTGTTTACCACAAAGGTAAACTGCAGCCGCATAAACACAAAATCTGA
- a CDS encoding ribonuclease H-like domain-containing protein, whose product MLTSTYIHIPGIGKSVEKKIWSTGTHSWEDFLEKKDIIPIAASKSKKICQGVEESMEKLDANDSEYFASLMPSSEHWRGFRSFSDSVAYVDIETTGLSPSSSKITVIGIYNGKEVKSFVHGINLDEVVEELAKYKYLVTFNGARFDLPFIKKEYPQIEFNQMHADIMYSLRRIGYSGGLKKIEVNLGISRSEDTTGIDGFEAVRLWNRYERGNEDALDLLLEYNREDIVNLEKILELTYEDLMEHTFGSR is encoded by the coding sequence ATGCTAACAAGTACCTATATTCACATTCCGGGCATCGGTAAGTCAGTTGAAAAGAAAATATGGTCAACTGGCACCCACTCGTGGGAGGATTTCCTCGAGAAAAAAGATATAATCCCGATTGCGGCTTCAAAATCCAAAAAGATATGCCAGGGAGTAGAGGAATCAATGGAAAAACTTGATGCAAATGATTCGGAATACTTCGCCTCCCTGATGCCTTCTTCAGAACACTGGAGGGGATTTCGATCTTTTTCCGATTCCGTGGCATATGTGGATATTGAGACCACCGGACTATCACCATCAAGTTCGAAGATCACTGTTATTGGAATATACAATGGAAAAGAAGTGAAGAGTTTCGTTCACGGAATAAACCTCGATGAAGTCGTTGAAGAACTCGCGAAATACAAGTATCTGGTAACCTTCAACGGGGCCAGATTTGATCTGCCTTTCATAAAAAAAGAATATCCTCAAATCGAGTTTAACCAGATGCATGCGGATATCATGTACTCTCTGAGAAGAATCGGATATTCCGGCGGTCTCAAGAAGATAGAAGTCAATCTGGGAATTTCAAGAAGCGAGGATACAACCGGAATCGATGGTTTTGAAGCGGTGAGACTCTGGAATCGCTATGAAAGAGGAAATGAGGATGCTCTTGACCTTCTTCTTGAGTACAACCGGGAAGATATCGTGAATCTGGAAAAGATCCTTGAACTCACATATGAAGACCTCATGGAACACACTTTTGGAAGCCGGTAA
- the uvrC gene encoding excinuclease ABC subunit UvrC, whose amino-acid sequence MKPDISKFPDLPGVYLMKDVDGNIIYIGKAKALKKRVSQYFHSPSNLTTKTHRMVEKISSIDYIITSSEIEALILEANLIKKNRPHYNVDLKDDKRYPYIKITVKERYPRIFLTRRRLMDDAVYFGPYTSVKPVRKTLDMINQLFRIRKCRKRLNEKPQRACLNMHIDRCMGPCTGKVDREEYRKNVDTAVRFLKGDTRELLGMLTRQMEEYADKQQYEAAATTRDHIEALHDFEKQQRSTAGIDDQDVIGVECDEKNAFVQLFFVRNGTMVGRADFILNRGKAEIGEIISGFVEQYYRDSPVPPTIIVQEDPNEKEILEKWLTARAGKGVSIKTPVRGEKKKLIEMAKMNASMAMEREHSLKTTGASPDKALLILKEKIGLDTIPEHIEGFDISNISGTDAVGSMVVFRKGMPAKADYRLFNIKTVEGIDDFSMMAEVVGRRYRHANEDKKNRPDLILIDGGEGQVNAAQQALDDLGANIPLVGLAKRFEHIVFPRNAEKKVLILPHTSPALKLLMQVRDESHRFAVTSHRRKRSSRLSHSELDAVEGLGKEKKKALIQHFGSVEKIRRASEKEIMEVPGIGKKLASKIISHLKG is encoded by the coding sequence ATGAAACCTGATATTTCAAAATTCCCTGATCTCCCCGGCGTTTACCTGATGAAGGACGTTGACGGGAATATAATTTACATTGGGAAAGCAAAAGCCCTTAAAAAGCGAGTCAGCCAGTATTTCCATTCTCCTTCAAATCTTACAACAAAGACCCACCGAATGGTGGAAAAAATATCAAGCATCGATTACATCATCACCTCTTCTGAAATCGAAGCTTTGATTCTTGAAGCAAACCTAATCAAGAAAAACCGGCCGCATTATAATGTAGACCTAAAGGATGACAAACGCTACCCCTACATCAAAATTACAGTGAAAGAAAGATACCCCCGGATTTTCCTGACCCGCCGGCGCTTAATGGACGATGCTGTTTATTTTGGACCTTACACAAGCGTAAAACCTGTCCGGAAAACGCTTGACATGATTAACCAGCTTTTTCGCATCCGAAAATGCAGAAAACGTCTCAATGAAAAACCGCAGCGAGCCTGCCTGAATATGCATATTGACAGATGCATGGGGCCATGCACCGGGAAAGTGGACAGGGAAGAATACAGGAAAAATGTGGATACTGCCGTAAGGTTCCTGAAAGGTGATACGAGAGAACTGCTTGGGATGCTCACCCGACAAATGGAAGAATATGCCGACAAACAGCAATATGAGGCGGCTGCAACCACAAGAGATCATATAGAAGCATTGCATGATTTTGAAAAACAACAGAGAAGCACTGCCGGAATTGACGATCAGGATGTAATCGGGGTTGAATGTGACGAGAAAAATGCATTTGTTCAACTGTTCTTCGTCCGCAACGGAACCATGGTTGGACGGGCGGATTTCATACTGAACCGTGGAAAAGCGGAGATTGGAGAAATTATTTCAGGATTTGTGGAACAGTATTACAGGGATTCACCTGTACCTCCAACAATAATTGTCCAGGAAGACCCTAATGAGAAAGAAATCCTTGAAAAATGGCTCACAGCCCGTGCAGGAAAAGGAGTTTCCATTAAGACACCTGTAAGGGGAGAAAAGAAAAAGCTTATTGAAATGGCCAAAATGAATGCCTCTATGGCAATGGAAAGAGAGCATTCATTGAAGACCACAGGCGCATCTCCGGACAAAGCGCTGCTTATACTCAAGGAAAAAATCGGACTGGACACAATTCCCGAACACATTGAGGGATTTGACATATCCAACATCTCCGGAACCGATGCTGTCGGTTCCATGGTAGTTTTCCGTAAAGGAATGCCTGCAAAGGCAGATTACAGGCTTTTTAACATAAAAACCGTCGAAGGAATCGATGATTTCTCAATGATGGCTGAAGTTGTGGGACGCAGGTATCGGCACGCAAATGAGGATAAGAAAAACAGACCGGATCTGATTCTCATAGACGGAGGGGAAGGGCAGGTCAATGCGGCACAGCAGGCACTTGACGATCTTGGTGCAAACATTCCTCTTGTAGGCCTTGCAAAGAGATTCGAGCACATTGTATTTCCCAGAAATGCAGAGAAAAAAGTACTCATCCTGCCACACACATCCCCGGCACTTAAGCTGTTGATGCAGGTAAGGGATGAGTCACATAGGTTCGCTGTTACATCACACCGCAGAAAAAGAAGCTCACGTCTTTCACATTCTGAGCTTGATGCGGTGGAAGGCCTGGGGAAAGAAAAGAAAAAAGCATTGATCCAGCATTTTGGATCTGTTGAAAAAATAAGGCGGGCATCGGAAAAAGAGATAATGGAAGTCCCGGGAATTGGAAAGAAACTGGCTTCCAAAATCATATCCCATCTTAAGGGCTAA
- a CDS encoding aconitase X, producing the protein MYLTAEEECILEGEEGETLRKAMEILVALGDIYGADGLIPIKSAQIAGVSYKTIGDAGLEWISDLKGQVKVPSVLNPAGMDMVRWDEMGISEEFAKKQKQIVEAYGSLGINTMCTCTPYYLEGFSVGYGDHLAWSESSAVSYANSVIGARTNREGGPSALSAALVGKTANYGYHLDENRIPNVGIRVECELHGADYGALGYVAGKISGNRVPIFSLTSVPTKDELKSLGAAMAASGAVALYHIENVTLEAQKMNYEFPEEVSVVERSDIEEVYATVGGSDSNSECDIAAVGCPHCSPEELQSIADMVAGKTLEKEFWVFTSREIAEKYPDLVETIEKSGAKVLCDTCMVVSPAANNFQHMAVNSGKAYNYVPGMCRINSTLCSVENCIKKVVSDDN; encoded by the coding sequence ATGTATCTTACCGCTGAAGAAGAATGCATTCTTGAGGGTGAAGAAGGTGAAACCCTCCGAAAAGCAATGGAAATACTGGTTGCACTCGGGGATATTTACGGTGCCGATGGGCTTATCCCGATAAAGAGCGCCCAGATTGCAGGCGTATCTTATAAGACCATTGGAGATGCGGGTCTGGAATGGATTTCCGATCTCAAAGGTCAGGTGAAGGTTCCTTCAGTGCTAAATCCCGCAGGCATGGATATGGTGCGTTGGGATGAGATGGGTATTTCCGAGGAATTTGCCAAAAAACAGAAGCAGATTGTAGAAGCATACGGCAGCCTTGGTATTAACACAATGTGTACCTGCACTCCATATTATCTTGAGGGGTTTTCCGTAGGCTATGGTGATCATCTGGCATGGAGCGAATCCTCTGCGGTTTCCTACGCAAATTCGGTAATAGGTGCCCGAACTAACCGTGAGGGTGGTCCTTCAGCCCTGTCAGCTGCCCTTGTGGGTAAAACTGCAAATTACGGTTATCATCTTGATGAGAACCGGATTCCTAATGTAGGGATTCGTGTGGAATGCGAGCTCCATGGCGCAGATTACGGAGCACTGGGGTATGTTGCCGGTAAAATAAGCGGGAATCGGGTTCCAATATTTTCACTAACTTCAGTTCCCACAAAGGATGAACTCAAATCCCTTGGTGCTGCTATGGCAGCATCGGGTGCGGTTGCATTGTATCATATTGAAAACGTGACTCTTGAAGCCCAGAAAATGAATTATGAGTTCCCTGAGGAAGTTTCCGTTGTCGAAAGATCCGATATTGAGGAAGTCTACGCAACCGTTGGAGGAAGTGACAGCAATTCAGAATGCGATATTGCTGCTGTTGGATGTCCACACTGTTCTCCTGAAGAACTTCAATCAATTGCAGATATGGTTGCGGGGAAAACATTAGAAAAGGAATTCTGGGTGTTCACATCCCGGGAAATAGCTGAAAAATACCCTGATCTTGTCGAAACGATTGAGAAAAGCGGTGCAAAAGTCCTTTGTGATACATGCATGGTTGTCTCCCCTGCTGCGAATAATTTCCAGCATATGGCTGTGAATTCCGGGAAAGCCTATAACTATGTGCCGGGAATGTGCAGGATAAATTCAACTCTTTGCTCTGTGGAAAACTGCATCAAAAAGGTGGTTTCTGATGATAATTAA
- a CDS encoding DUF126 domain-containing protein, producing MIIKGRKISRGVGKGEVLLSKDPISFLGNVDPESGEIVDPDHMLYGKSISGKVLVFPYGKGSTVGSYVIYQLHKNDVAPRAMINLDSEPIVAVGAIISEIPLVDRLEKDPYMILKDGDIVKVDGNSGSIEIEDK from the coding sequence ATGATAATTAAGGGCAGGAAAATATCACGGGGAGTTGGGAAAGGAGAAGTCCTCCTTTCAAAAGATCCGATTTCTTTCCTCGGAAATGTTGATCCTGAATCCGGGGAAATAGTAGACCCTGATCACATGCTTTACGGTAAATCCATTTCCGGGAAGGTTCTGGTTTTTCCTTACGGTAAAGGTTCCACTGTGGGTTCTTATGTCATCTACCAGTTGCATAAAAATGATGTTGCTCCCCGAGCCATGATAAATCTCGATTCGGAGCCTATCGTTGCAGTGGGTGCAATCATCTCCGAAATTCCCCTTGTTGACAGGTTGGAGAAAGACCCTTATATGATATTGAAGGATGGGGATATTGTCAAAGTGGACGGCAACTCAGGTTCAATTGAAATTGAAGATAAGTAA
- a CDS encoding sugar phosphate isomerase/epimerase family protein, with amino-acid sequence MIGASSFAASLSVLDEHVDSVELYIPKLNVYNIDELIREAIESIIDELSTCNLETSIHAPYFADTPNYPSEIVVDLSAMKKLHFRLMEESIELASELGSRAVVIHPGRIHTDREHSFRKMIENLKHLADFAQDRNVVLGLENKEGTDAENLCCDYSELLRAVNAVDSPALGVTFDVGHANLTCRGDQGLLNHFARQLSEHVVHVHLHDNHGCWTDEYCGDIHMAPGGGCIDYSVLKELRGFKGIYNLEVFSLEDVLEGKKALKRIL; translated from the coding sequence ATGATTGGAGCATCGTCATTTGCTGCCTCCCTGTCTGTACTGGATGAACACGTTGACTCTGTGGAATTGTATATTCCCAAGTTGAATGTCTATAATATTGATGAGTTGATCAGGGAAGCAATTGAGTCTATAATTGATGAGCTTTCCACATGCAATCTTGAAACTTCAATCCATGCTCCGTATTTTGCCGATACTCCGAACTATCCTTCAGAAATCGTAGTCGATCTTTCCGCAATGAAAAAACTCCATTTCAGACTCATGGAAGAATCTATTGAGCTCGCATCTGAACTTGGGTCAAGGGCAGTTGTGATTCATCCGGGCAGGATTCATACTGATCGTGAGCATTCTTTCAGAAAAATGATTGAGAATCTCAAACATCTTGCTGATTTTGCTCAGGACAGGAATGTTGTTCTTGGTCTTGAGAACAAGGAAGGAACAGATGCAGAGAACCTGTGTTGTGACTATTCCGAACTTCTAAGGGCGGTAAATGCAGTTGATTCTCCGGCTCTTGGAGTTACTTTTGATGTTGGTCACGCAAACCTTACATGCAGGGGTGATCAGGGATTGCTGAATCACTTTGCCAGGCAATTGTCGGAACACGTGGTCCACGTTCACCTTCATGATAATCATGGGTGTTGGACTGACGAATACTGTGGTGATATACACATGGCGCCGGGTGGCGGCTGCATCGATTACAGTGTTTTGAAAGAGCTTCGTGGCTTTAAAGGAATATATAATCTGGAAGTGTTTTCCCTTGAGGATGTGCTTGAGGGAAAGAAAGCTTTGAAGCGAATTCTTTGA
- a CDS encoding universal stress protein — protein MKCSKILIAVAGSEHSKEVLKQGLSTAAVLGADAQIIYVIQPPSLLSGQSSWTPPRRILEEVGKDVFNKARNIADEKGVSIKTTIAEGNAAEEIMSFAQKRDMDLIVIGAVGEGGSSIVRVGGIAGKIVRNAGKPVLVVH, from the coding sequence ATGAAATGCAGCAAAATACTGATAGCTGTGGCTGGTTCAGAGCATTCTAAAGAAGTGCTTAAACAAGGCCTTTCGACTGCAGCAGTTCTTGGTGCAGATGCACAGATAATTTATGTCATTCAGCCTCCTTCGCTGCTCTCCGGGCAGTCTTCATGGACGCCTCCACGAAGGATACTTGAGGAAGTGGGGAAAGATGTGTTCAACAAAGCCCGGAATATTGCAGATGAAAAGGGCGTTTCCATAAAAACAACAATCGCAGAAGGCAATGCTGCTGAGGAAATAATGTCCTTTGCGCAGAAAAGAGACATGGATCTTATCGTAATCGGAGCTGTGGGCGAGGGCGGATCTTCCATTGTCCGTGTTGGAGGAATTGCCGGAAAAATAGTCCGCAACGCAGGAAAACCTGTTCTTGTTGTCCACTAA
- a CDS encoding DUF5806 family protein gives MNQYEKFKKMERKSYSDVTRYLKSRTHLTAREWVIARLCADFRNTSNRAEMTWIGENLPELAPFVERPYSRQEVSNAHSAFQKKVRRSGATFFYAYYAGLLDTEQMISVIHNVISDIRELVEVEGVEVPEEHSEEVQMLIAEVLKRINESLEEEEEYDEYEEYVT, from the coding sequence ATGAACCAGTATGAAAAGTTCAAGAAAATGGAACGGAAGTCCTATTCTGATGTTACCCGCTACCTGAAATCACGCACTCATCTAACGGCAAGGGAATGGGTTATTGCCCGTCTCTGCGCTGATTTCAGGAACACTTCCAACCGGGCTGAAATGACCTGGATTGGTGAGAACCTGCCTGAACTGGCTCCTTTTGTGGAGCGGCCGTATTCAAGGCAGGAAGTCTCAAACGCACATTCAGCATTCCAGAAGAAGGTCCGCCGTAGTGGAGCCACTTTTTTTTACGCGTATTATGCAGGTCTTCTCGATACGGAACAGATGATTTCAGTAATCCACAATGTTATTTCGGACATCAGGGAATTGGTGGAAGTGGAAGGAGTTGAGGTTCCCGAGGAACACTCGGAAGAGGTGCAGATGCTCATTGCCGAGGTTCTCAAGCGTATTAATGAATCCCTTGAAGAGGAAGAAGAATACGATGAATATGAAGAGTATGTTACCTGA